In Aerosakkonema funiforme FACHB-1375, a genomic segment contains:
- a CDS encoding response regulator: MEEKVTNLLLVDDDDVDVMTVQRALQKNNITNRLYVAANGLEALAMLRDNDKPAIVPPTRRLILLDLNMPKMGGIEFLRELRADSELGKIPVIVLTTSNEAKDKVDAYRLNVAGYIVKPVTFSKFVEVMAAVNKYWTLNEMP; encoded by the coding sequence ATGGAGGAAAAAGTGACCAACCTTTTACTCGTGGATGATGATGATGTGGATGTAATGACAGTACAACGAGCATTACAGAAAAATAACATCACGAACAGACTCTACGTAGCGGCCAACGGGTTGGAAGCGCTGGCAATGTTGCGGGATAATGACAAACCAGCGATCGTACCTCCGACGCGGCGACTGATATTACTCGATTTGAATATGCCCAAAATGGGAGGGATTGAATTTTTGCGAGAATTACGGGCCGACTCGGAATTGGGTAAAATCCCTGTCATAGTGCTGACGACTTCCAATGAGGCAAAAGATAAAGTAGATGCTTATAGGCTGAATGTAGCGGGGTATATTGTTAAACCCGTTACTTTCTCTAAATTTGTGGAGGTTATGGCAGCGGTTAACAAGTATTGGACGCTGAACGAAATGCCTTAG
- a CDS encoding PAS domain-containing protein yields the protein MEEQLTLRLGEEPDRNLADAMPLIVWTAHCNGDVDYFNQRWLDYTGKSIEETKDWKWQSVVHPDDRQKCLADWRKALETGYPCEMEYRFRRSDGTYRWHLGRAMPIRNQQGELVLWVGTATDIESQKQTEQTERFLSQASKELASSLDYQTILERVVHLAVPTVADWCAIDVLEEEGRGEPHPQPLSIYGEESQNSGAEGNVRSVFGKIRRLAVAHIDPSKVEWAQELQKRYPHDPNSEYGVPNVLRSGKSELYPEVRDSLLVAVARDAEHLAIIREIGFKSAMVVPMIARGRTLGAITFVSTVSNSGIESGRHYNTSDLALAEDLACRAALAVDNARLYRESQSAQAALRESEERFRTMADCAAVLLWVSGTDGLRTFFNQAWLTFVGKSLEEEVGNGWIGGVHPEDLERCLDTYTKAFHVREPFEMEYRLRHKSNKYRWILDTGRPRFMPEGSFAGYIGSCMDITERKSAEDAMRDRAEELSRLSSVLAKTNADLEKRNRELDQFGYIVSHDLKAPLRAIANLSQWLEEDLQDRLTDETRHQMNLLRGRVHRMEALIEGILEYSRVGRVKTAEEVVDVSILLQNIIESLAPPTRFTITVEPGMPILKTERLLLEQVFANLIGNAIAHHDRPDGHIQISVLCQEDLYEFAVRDDGPGIAPQYHEKVFVIFQTLVPRDRVESTGIGLSLVKKIVEDKGGRISLESRQGMGATFRFTWPKSRG from the coding sequence ATGGAAGAACAATTAACATTGCGATTGGGAGAAGAACCCGATCGCAACCTAGCCGATGCTATGCCGCTGATAGTTTGGACAGCCCACTGCAATGGTGACGTGGATTACTTCAATCAGCGGTGGCTTGATTATACAGGAAAAAGCATTGAGGAGACTAAAGACTGGAAGTGGCAGTCAGTCGTACATCCAGACGATCGCCAAAAGTGTTTGGCGGATTGGAGAAAAGCGCTAGAGACAGGCTATCCCTGCGAAATGGAGTATCGCTTCAGACGATCGGACGGCACCTATCGTTGGCACTTGGGCAGGGCTATGCCGATCCGAAACCAACAAGGCGAACTTGTCCTGTGGGTAGGTACGGCTACCGATATAGAATCTCAGAAGCAAACGGAACAAACCGAGCGTTTTCTCTCCCAAGCAAGCAAGGAATTAGCCAGTTCCCTTGATTATCAAACTATACTTGAGCGCGTAGTACATCTGGCAGTGCCAACCGTTGCTGACTGGTGCGCCATTGATGTATTAGAGGAAGAAGGCAGAGGGGAACCCCACCCCCAACCCCTCTCCATCTACGGTGAGGAGAGCCAAAACTCAGGGGCAGAGGGGAATGTTAGGTCAGTATTCGGCAAGATCCGGCGGTTGGCAGTAGCCCACATAGACCCGTCAAAGGTAGAGTGGGCGCAAGAGTTGCAGAAGCGCTACCCGCACGATCCCAACTCTGAGTATGGTGTTCCGAATGTGTTGCGATCGGGTAAATCCGAGCTGTATCCGGAAGTACGCGATTCTTTGCTAGTTGCTGTTGCTCGCGATGCGGAACATTTGGCTATCATACGAGAAATCGGTTTTAAGTCAGCGATGGTAGTGCCGATGATCGCTCGTGGGCGGACGCTGGGGGCAATTACTTTCGTTTCGACTGTATCGAATTCCGGTATTGAGTCGGGTCGTCACTACAACACTTCTGACTTAGCGTTGGCAGAGGATCTTGCTTGTCGCGCTGCTTTAGCTGTAGACAACGCTCGCCTCTACCGGGAGTCCCAGTCAGCGCAGGCGGCTTTGCGGGAGAGCGAGGAAAGGTTCCGCACGATGGCGGATTGTGCTGCGGTGCTGTTGTGGGTGTCGGGAACAGATGGTCTGCGTACCTTTTTCAATCAAGCTTGGCTTACTTTTGTTGGCAAAAGCCTAGAGGAAGAAGTAGGCAACGGTTGGATAGGGGGCGTCCATCCAGAGGATCTTGAGCGCTGCTTAGATACCTACACAAAAGCTTTTCATGTCCGTGAGCCTTTTGAGATGGAATACCGTCTCCGCCACAAGTCAAACAAATATCGGTGGATTTTGGATACGGGAAGGCCAAGATTTATGCCAGAAGGTAGTTTTGCTGGTTATATCGGGTCTTGTATGGATATTACGGAGCGAAAATCAGCAGAAGATGCTATGCGCGATCGAGCTGAGGAACTGAGTCGGTTAAGTTCTGTCCTGGCTAAAACTAACGCAGATTTGGAAAAGCGCAATCGGGAACTCGACCAATTTGGTTATATAGTCTCTCACGATTTGAAAGCTCCTTTGCGGGCGATCGCAAACCTGTCTCAATGGTTAGAAGAAGATTTGCAAGATCGGCTAACAGACGAAACCAGACATCAAATGAACCTGCTGCGTGGGCGCGTTCACCGGATGGAAGCTTTAATTGAAGGAATTCTGGAGTATTCTCGCGTGGGAAGGGTTAAAACGGCTGAGGAAGTTGTGGATGTGAGCATTTTGCTGCAAAACATCATCGAATCTCTGGCACCCCCGACCAGGTTTACGATTACCGTAGAGCCGGGAATGCCCATCCTGAAGACTGAGCGTTTGCTTCTGGAACAGGTATTTGCCAATCTGATCGGTAATGCGATCGCGCATCACGATCGGCCAGATGGACATATACAAATTTCGGTACTTTGTCAAGAGGATTTATACGAGTTTGCCGTTCGAGATGACGGCCCAGGTATTGCTCCCCAATACCATGAGAAGGTGTTTGTTATTTTTCAAACTTTGGTTCCCCGCGATCGAGTTGAAAGTACAGGGATTGGGTTATCTCTAGTCAAGAAAATCGTAGAAGATAAAGGGGGGAGGATTTCGTTAGAATCTCGGCAAGGTATGGGAGCTACGTTTCGCTTTACTTGGCCAAAATCTAGGGGCTAG